In Pantoea cypripedii, the following proteins share a genomic window:
- the sufA gene encoding Fe-S cluster assembly scaffold SufA yields the protein MSSVNAASFSPEDFVWKGLTLTESAAKQILNLAAEDPEVKGLRLGVKQSGCAGFGYVMDLVKAPADDDLQFSFFGATLFVPLQAMPFVDGTEVDYVREGLNQIFKFNNPKAQHACGCGESFGVE from the coding sequence ATGTCATCAGTAAATGCAGCTTCTTTCTCACCCGAAGATTTCGTCTGGAAAGGGCTGACGCTGACCGAATCGGCAGCAAAACAGATTCTTAACCTGGCCGCTGAAGACCCGGAAGTCAAGGGCCTGCGTCTGGGGGTGAAACAGTCCGGCTGTGCCGGTTTTGGTTATGTCATGGACCTGGTGAAAGCTCCTGCCGATGACGACCTGCAGTTCTCCTTCTTTGGCGCAACGTTGTTTGTGCCGCTTCAGGCAATGCCGTTCGTCGACGGAACCGAAGTGGATTATGTCCGTGAAGGCCTGAATCAGATCTTTAAATTTAATAACCCTAAAGCTCAGCACGCCTGCGGGTGTGGCGAGAGCTTCGGCGTCGAGTAA